From the genome of Pungitius pungitius chromosome 21, fPunPun2.1, whole genome shotgun sequence, one region includes:
- the LOC134107901 gene encoding transient receptor potential cation channel subfamily M member 5-like, translating into MVWLMAYGVANQALLYSYDASLERILRRVFYRPYLHIFGQIPVEEMDVGKQWDMPCTDNMTLIESGQEPCRTLHSNWLVVILLVVYLLVTNILLINLLIAMFRALLKVT; encoded by the exons aTGGTGTGGCTCATGGCGTACGGAGTAGCCAATCAGGCTCTGCTTTACTCGTATGACGCGAGCTTGGAGCGCATCTTACGCCGGGTTTTCTACAGGCCGTACTTACACATCTTTGGACAGATCCCCGTGGAAGAGATGGATG TTGGGAAGCAGTGGGACATGCCGTGCACAGACAACATGACACTGATTGAGAGCGGTCAGGAGCCCTGCAGGACTCTGCATAGTAACTGGCTGGTGGTGATTCTGCTGGTTGTTTACCTGCTGGTCACCAACATCCTGCTCATCAACCTTCTCATCGCCATGTTTAG AGCCCTGTTGAAGGTCACATAG
- the LOC119212653 gene encoding sarcoplasmic reticulum histidine-rich calcium-binding protein isoform X2 encodes MCRCHSSARGHTTPARAASSAFPPPGWLSAPSASRTRPPPRRARVTCSSVTVPKGFNSSSLWSSVGSSKMAPLKSCLLGLLLVLLCPSQGPLSGVSAQDEGLHAKGVVEVVLEEAEATDGDGGEEEERVAEEEEDDEDDDEVEAVEEDEEEETAAEQVEEAEEEGEASDEEEEVDAEEEEDDEEGEKALDEVEEDADEEEDEEKVERIADEEEEDDDAEVEEDGEEDEDAAEEEDEEDAEVEEDEEDRDTAQEEEEDDAEEDEDSEEEDDAEEAADEEEEGDEEQVNEAVAEEEEEASDDDEATEGVELAEQEEADDDKEEEDDEEDEADDDEKDATEAEEDDDEPEDDGDAEDSSEEEPGVLQFRSGSLCSVCSICELCSHNCDKCLCEEGDESDHCDHCQECSSCFICPMLCDTICTPGGLVDELTGSLYQ; translated from the exons ATGTGCCGCTGTCACTCAAGCGCACGCGGCCACACAACTCCAGCACGCGCCGCGTCCTCTGCGTTCCCACCACCCGGCTGGCTCTCTGCTCCCTCGGCCTCGAGGACACGGCCCCCGCCTCGAAGAGCCCGAGTCACCTGCAGCTCTGTAACGGTTCCTAAAGGATTTAATTCTTCCTCTCTGTG GTCCTCAGTGGGGTCTTCCAAAATGGCCCCTTTGAAGAGCTGCttgctggggctgctgctggtgctcctGTGCCCCTCCCAGGGCCCGCTCTCCGGAGTAAGTGCTCAGGACGAAGGCCTCCATGCAAAAGGTGTGGTGGAGGTTGTGCTTGAAGAGGCCGAAGCCACTGATGGTGATGGGGGCGAGGAAGAGGAACGGGtagcagaagaggaggaagatgatgaggacGACGATGAAGTGGAGGCCgttgaggaggatgaagaggaggagactgcTGCAGAGCaagtggaggaggcggaggaggagggtgaggcttcagatgaggaagaggaagtagacgctgaagaagaggaagacgatGAAGAAGGTGAGaaggctttagatgaggtcgaGGAGGATGCGGAcgaagaggaagatgaggaaaaGGTTGAGCGTATTgcagacgaggaagaggaggatgatgatgctgaAGTAGAGGAAGACggggaagaggatgaggatgctgcagaagaggaagacgaggaggatgcTGAagtagaggaggacgaggaggacagagatactgcacaagaggaagaggaggacgatgctgaagaagatgaagattctgaagaggaagacgatgcagaggaggctgcagatgaggaagaggagggtgacgAGGAACAGGTCAATGAAGCAGtagctgaggaggaagaggaggcttctgatgatgatgaagcaaCTGAAGGAGTTGAGCTAGCTGAGCAAGAGGAGGCTGATGATGAtaaggaggaagaagacgatgaagaggatgaggccGACGATGATGAAAAGGATGCAACTGAAGCCGAGGAAGACGACG ATGAGCCTGAAGACGATGGCGACGCAGAAGACTCAAGCGAAGAGGAGCCTGGCGTTCTGCAATTCCGCTCTGGCTCTTTGTGTAGCGTTTGCTCCATCTGTGAG CTCTGCTCTCATAACTGTGATAAATGCCTCTGTGAAGAGGGAGATGAGTCAGACCACTGTGACCACTGCCAA GAATGCTCATCATGCTTCATTTGCCCAATGTTGTGTGACACAATTTGCACACCAG GTGGCCTTGTTGATGAGCTAACTGGGAGCCTCTATCAGTAA
- the LOC119212653 gene encoding sarcoplasmic reticulum histidine-rich calcium-binding protein isoform X1, which translates to MCRCHSSARGHTTPARAASSAFPPPGWLSAPSASRTRPPPRRARVTCSSVTVPKGFNSSSLWSSVGSSKMAPLKSCLLGLLLVLLCPSQGPLSGVSAQDEGLHAKGVVEVVLEEAEATDGDGGEEEERVAEEEEDDEDDDEVEAVEEDEEEETAAEQVEEAEEEGEASDEEEEVDAEEEEDDEEGEKALDEVEEDADEEEDEEKVERIADEEEEDDDAEVEEDGEEDEDAAEEEDEEDAEVEEDEEDRDTAQEEEEDDAEEDEDSEEEDDAEEAADEEEEGDEEQVNEAVAEEEEEASDDDEATEGVELAEQEEADDDKEEEDDEEDEADDDEKDATEAEEDDDEPEDDGDAEDSSEEEPGVLQFRSGSLCSVCSICELCSHNCDKCLCEEGDESDHCDHCQECSSCFICPMLCDTICTPGGLVDELTGSLYQTVAALL; encoded by the exons ATGTGCCGCTGTCACTCAAGCGCACGCGGCCACACAACTCCAGCACGCGCCGCGTCCTCTGCGTTCCCACCACCCGGCTGGCTCTCTGCTCCCTCGGCCTCGAGGACACGGCCCCCGCCTCGAAGAGCCCGAGTCACCTGCAGCTCTGTAACGGTTCCTAAAGGATTTAATTCTTCCTCTCTGTG GTCCTCAGTGGGGTCTTCCAAAATGGCCCCTTTGAAGAGCTGCttgctggggctgctgctggtgctcctGTGCCCCTCCCAGGGCCCGCTCTCCGGAGTAAGTGCTCAGGACGAAGGCCTCCATGCAAAAGGTGTGGTGGAGGTTGTGCTTGAAGAGGCCGAAGCCACTGATGGTGATGGGGGCGAGGAAGAGGAACGGGtagcagaagaggaggaagatgatgaggacGACGATGAAGTGGAGGCCgttgaggaggatgaagaggaggagactgcTGCAGAGCaagtggaggaggcggaggaggagggtgaggcttcagatgaggaagaggaagtagacgctgaagaagaggaagacgatGAAGAAGGTGAGaaggctttagatgaggtcgaGGAGGATGCGGAcgaagaggaagatgaggaaaaGGTTGAGCGTATTgcagacgaggaagaggaggatgatgatgctgaAGTAGAGGAAGACggggaagaggatgaggatgctgcagaagaggaagacgaggaggatgcTGAagtagaggaggacgaggaggacagagatactgcacaagaggaagaggaggacgatgctgaagaagatgaagattctgaagaggaagacgatgcagaggaggctgcagatgaggaagaggagggtgacgAGGAACAGGTCAATGAAGCAGtagctgaggaggaagaggaggcttctgatgatgatgaagcaaCTGAAGGAGTTGAGCTAGCTGAGCAAGAGGAGGCTGATGATGAtaaggaggaagaagacgatgaagaggatgaggccGACGATGATGAAAAGGATGCAACTGAAGCCGAGGAAGACGACG ATGAGCCTGAAGACGATGGCGACGCAGAAGACTCAAGCGAAGAGGAGCCTGGCGTTCTGCAATTCCGCTCTGGCTCTTTGTGTAGCGTTTGCTCCATCTGTGAG CTCTGCTCTCATAACTGTGATAAATGCCTCTGTGAAGAGGGAGATGAGTCAGACCACTGTGACCACTGCCAA GAATGCTCATCATGCTTCATTTGCCCAATGTTGTGTGACACAATTTGCACACCAG GTGGCCTTGTTGATGAGCTAACTGGGAGCCTCTATCA GACAGTTGCTGCTCTACTCTGA
- the LOC119212653 gene encoding sarcoplasmic reticulum histidine-rich calcium-binding protein isoform X3, giving the protein MAPLKSCLLGLLLVLLCPSQGPLSGVSAQDEGLHAKGVVEVVLEEAEATDGDGGEEEERVAEEEEDDEDDDEVEAVEEDEEEETAAEQVEEAEEEGEASDEEEEVDAEEEEDDEEGEKALDEVEEDADEEEDEEKVERIADEEEEDDDAEVEEDGEEDEDAAEEEDEEDAEVEEDEEDRDTAQEEEEDDAEEDEDSEEEDDAEEAADEEEEGDEEQVNEAVAEEEEEASDDDEATEGVELAEQEEADDDKEEEDDEEDEADDDEKDATEAEEDDDEPEDDGDAEDSSEEEPGVLQFRSGSLCSVCSICELCSHNCDKCLCEEGDESDHCDHCQECSSCFICPMLCDTICTPGGLVDELTGSLYQTVAALL; this is encoded by the exons ATGGCCCCTTTGAAGAGCTGCttgctggggctgctgctggtgctcctGTGCCCCTCCCAGGGCCCGCTCTCCGGAGTAAGTGCTCAGGACGAAGGCCTCCATGCAAAAGGTGTGGTGGAGGTTGTGCTTGAAGAGGCCGAAGCCACTGATGGTGATGGGGGCGAGGAAGAGGAACGGGtagcagaagaggaggaagatgatgaggacGACGATGAAGTGGAGGCCgttgaggaggatgaagaggaggagactgcTGCAGAGCaagtggaggaggcggaggaggagggtgaggcttcagatgaggaagaggaagtagacgctgaagaagaggaagacgatGAAGAAGGTGAGaaggctttagatgaggtcgaGGAGGATGCGGAcgaagaggaagatgaggaaaaGGTTGAGCGTATTgcagacgaggaagaggaggatgatgatgctgaAGTAGAGGAAGACggggaagaggatgaggatgctgcagaagaggaagacgaggaggatgcTGAagtagaggaggacgaggaggacagagatactgcacaagaggaagaggaggacgatgctgaagaagatgaagattctgaagaggaagacgatgcagaggaggctgcagatgaggaagaggagggtgacgAGGAACAGGTCAATGAAGCAGtagctgaggaggaagaggaggcttctgatgatgatgaagcaaCTGAAGGAGTTGAGCTAGCTGAGCAAGAGGAGGCTGATGATGAtaaggaggaagaagacgatgaagaggatgaggccGACGATGATGAAAAGGATGCAACTGAAGCCGAGGAAGACGACG ATGAGCCTGAAGACGATGGCGACGCAGAAGACTCAAGCGAAGAGGAGCCTGGCGTTCTGCAATTCCGCTCTGGCTCTTTGTGTAGCGTTTGCTCCATCTGTGAG CTCTGCTCTCATAACTGTGATAAATGCCTCTGTGAAGAGGGAGATGAGTCAGACCACTGTGACCACTGCCAA GAATGCTCATCATGCTTCATTTGCCCAATGTTGTGTGACACAATTTGCACACCAG GTGGCCTTGTTGATGAGCTAACTGGGAGCCTCTATCA GACAGTTGCTGCTCTACTCTGA